CCATCACTACCTGGGCGACCGTATCTGGAAGCTGCTTGCCGCAGATCCCGGTCCCGGCCCGCTGGTCCGGCTCGACCGGGCGGCGGCCTGGTATCGCGGGGCGCTTTCGCTGAACCGTCAGGACGCGCTGACGGGGCTGTCCTGAGACGCGCCGATGCCCTGAAGGGCGGTCTGCCACAGCTCGGCGAAGTGCTCCTCCACCGTGGGTGAGGGCAGGAGTGCTCCGCCGAGCTGCGGGAGCAGTCCCGCTTCCACGGCGGCCACCAGACTGCCCACCATGAGAGCGGCCGACTCCGGCCGGGCGCCGGGGCGCAGGAGGTCGAGGACCTCCGCCTGGTGCAGCCGGGTGCGTACGAGAGGCAGCCAGCTGCCCCGCCAGTCCATGGCGAGGGGTGGCTGTTCACGGGAGAGTCTGGCGGCCGCTCGTGCCACGGCGTCCGCGCTCAGCAACTCGGCGAGCGCCCCGGTGATTTTGCCGACGGACTGCAGGGGCCCCTGCCCCTTCCGGTCGGCCTCGTCGACCCTGGCCTGCGTGGCCCGGATCCCGGCGGTGCACACGGCCTGCGCCAGGGATGCCTTGCTGGGGTAGTGGAAGGTGAGCGCTCCCATGGTCGCGCCGGCGGCCTTGCAGACGCGGGAGAGCGACGTGCCGTCGTAACCGTGCAGTGCGAACTCCGCCGCCGCGCTCCGCACGAGCCGTTCGCGGGTCAGCGCCCCTCGTACCTGCCCGGTGTGCTCCGTCATGCCGTTCTTCCCTCCTGCCGCAGTGCCCCCGTACGCGACCTGATCCCATCTGGCTTCCCTGCATCCTGTGGCATCGCGTTCCGAGAGGTCAGGCCAACTTGCCTAAGCCGTATACGAGTTCTTGGCGGGGTCGGGTCCGCGGCGCCGCCTCGCGGCAACGTGCCAAAGTCGCTCGGTCTCGCGGGGGTCCCTGGACCGCAAAAGAGAGTACTCTCTATGTTTGTGGCTGGAAGAACGGACCGAGAAGAGTCAGGGGAATGGCTGTGCGCGACATCGCCGACATCGCCGACATCCGCCGTCACGCGCGTGGCCCGAGGGGCAGCGATGAACTCCTCCAGGAGTTCGTGGGCCGTCTCTTCGGTGA
The sequence above is drawn from the Streptomyces sp. NBC_01465 genome and encodes:
- a CDS encoding TetR/AcrR family transcriptional regulator — translated: MTEHTGQVRGALTRERLVRSAAAEFALHGYDGTSLSRVCKAAGATMGALTFHYPSKASLAQAVCTAGIRATQARVDEADRKGQGPLQSVGKITGALAELLSADAVARAAARLSREQPPLAMDWRGSWLPLVRTRLHQAEVLDLLRPGARPESAALMVGSLVAAVEAGLLPQLGGALLPSPTVEEHFAELWQTALQGIGASQDSPVSAS